The Candidatus Dormiibacterota bacterium region GATCTTCGGGAACTTCTTGTTCAGCACCATCGTGATCGCCGACGTCAGCGTCGTCTTCCCGTGATCGACGTGTCCGATCGTCCCCACGTTCACGTGCGGCTTCGTTCGCTGAAACTTCTCCTTGCCCATTTCCATCCTCCGAACGGTCCGCTCTTAGGAGCGGGCCAGGCCCTGGATGCGCGCGATCACGCCCTCGCTGACGCTCTTGGGTGCCTCTTCGTAGTGCGCGAAATGCATCGAATAGTT contains the following coding sequences:
- a CDS encoding GTP-binding protein, encoding MGKEKFQRTKPHVNVGTIGHVDHGKTTLTSAITMVLNKKFPKI